A window of Populus trichocarpa isolate Nisqually-1 chromosome 17, P.trichocarpa_v4.1, whole genome shotgun sequence genomic DNA:
TCCTCATTTCCAACATTTAGTGAGGAATTGAAGCTTGCTTCTCAGCTCCGAAAATTTACATTTAATGACCTTAAGTTAGCAACTAGAAACTTTAGGCCTGAGAGTCTTCTTGGGGAGGGTGGGTTTGGGTGTGTCTTCAAAGGTTGGATTGAGGAGAACGGAACTGCTCCTGTGAAACCTGGCACTGGGCTTACTGTTGCAGTGAAAACCCTCAACCATGATGGCCTTCAGGGTCATAAAGAGTGGCTAGTATGATCTCTTTCTATTTGTCATTTCCATCTTGGATCTTTTAAATGCTAgatgatttttgttcttagaaaaataatatgctaCATGATTCTTTTACTTTATATTATTAGTCACGTTTTCCACAATATTTCAGGCTGAAGTTAGTTTTCTTGGGAATCTTCTCCATAAAAACTTGGTAAAATTGGTTGGTTACTGCATTGAAGATGATCAAAGGTTGCTGGTGTATGAGTTCATGCCTAGAGGAAGTTTGGAGAATCACCTCTTCAGAAGTATGAAAGCTATAGCCTAGAATTTGCCTTATTTATCTCTGATACAAtttgcttttcaaatttttactgTGGAAAAATTAGTGTATATTACCATAATGTTCTACGTACATAAAAccaataattatttgtgtttacACACCTAATAATAAGATACAGTATTTTACAGGATATTTGACAGGGTAGAAACTAAACATGTTCAAGAAGAATCATTGCTCTATCTCTGCctttttttaaagagataatTCACTTATGATATGTCTATTTTACCACAGAAAAGAGCAAGATCTCTGATGTGCATAAATCAGATCACACTCTTGAAGTCTGCTGTTGGAAACTTATTAGCTAGCGTCAACATTATGAAGAAGGATCTAGAGATATATCATGTAGAAATAGGTTTTTCAATGTGATTTTGAATGTTTGAGGAGTTTATAGGGGGGGCTTCATTGGTTTTTCCATTTACTAAAAACAGTTTGTAACCTTTTTGTTCTTATAAGTATAAAACAGCCAGAAGCAGTTATTGCTCATCTAACCACTTCCTAATTCTTCTAATCAAAAACCTGTTTCAGATGTTACCATTCCTTcagaaaatgattttatagcTCCCAAAATCAACACATTCTCTTTCCACATATGCTCGTTTTGTTTGAGATATCATCTGCAATTGATGCTTACTTTTCTCTGGTAACAACCATGTTATGTGCAGAAGGGTCCTTGCCTCTTCCTTGGTCTATCAGGATGAAAATTGCTCTTGGTGCTGCGCAAGGTCTTGCTTTCCTTCATGAGGAGGCTGACAGACCAGTAATATATCGTGATTTTAAAacatctaatatattattagaTGCGGTATGTGGCTTAATATATGCATGTATTGGAAATTACTTCACTAATCATTTCCTCTTTTCAGTCCCTCTGATTCTGATACAAGACAATACTGTTTTAGGACTACAATTCCAAActttctgattttggacttgccAAGGATGCTCCTGATGGAGGCAAAACTCATGTGTCTACCAGAGTTATGGGAACCTATGGCTATGCTGCCCCAGAATATGTGATGACTGGTGAGTGGACTTTAATTCCTTTCCCGCTACGTGTTATGTATAGATGTATGGATACCTTTGAATGAACGATAGGAATTGCCTGTTAGTTGTTGAATTTCCTTGCAATGGATAAGGAGGCAGTCAGtcaatcatgttaaaaattgaaTGTTCTAAATTGTCTGAGGTAAGGATTTAAACTGCAGCATTTAGTGTTTGCCTATATGAATGAGACTTGGTTAGGACATGCTTATTGGTGCAAATGAACAGAACAATTGGCGcaacaatatataaaagaaggatTAAATGCAATTCATTTTCAGCCTCAGGAAATTAGAGTCAAAGATGACCTTATATCTGTTCGGCTTCATTCTACTGATATAATTTTTACAACACCACCATACGCTAGTATATGTGTGAAAGGAAAATCATGTTCCATGGCATTGTGTGATACCTGTGGGTTTGAAGATGCCACAAATCTTATATCACTGAGAGGGTAGAGGGGAGAATGGGGATCTTTCTATGAAAGATAACTCCCCACAATTTCGTGGACTGCAGAGCATGATTGTAGTGGTCCTCACCTTGTCTGCTACCACCCAATCTTGCTAGTCTGCCATGGCATCATCACTATTGAAAAGTGCAAAACTAGTAGTAGTCTTTTGTCTTTTTGGCTTGAACCCAATGATTAAAACAGCCATCTTCTAGTCTTCAGTCATCTAGACTTGAAAGCTTGTCAAGAAAGGTAGAATTTGACATGGTATTTGGATTAAGTTTCCAATTGAGTTTGAACCCTTGTATTGCTGTATTTCATGACAATATAAGATCAGACACCCTGGTATCAAATAGGACCAGATCCTTTGTATCTAGTGACTGTAATGCCAGAAACATTCATACAAAACCTGTTCTTCTGTGTCATTGATGCTATCTCTGAACTAATTTTCATGACTGGCAACTTCCTGTATTTTGCTGGAGTCTTGCTTTTTAATCATTATCCATCCTTGCCCCCTGTGTTTATTTAATCTTAGACGTTTTAAAAGGCATGAAGATAATGAGAGATTTATATatgttcataaaattatttcctGTGTTTGAAAAGCTGTTTAAGTAATTCATCATGTTCTAATTTAGCTATGATATCCCACATGTCATGTTTTGGAGGACCATATCTTTTATGTCATATCCAACTATCTTGGTCAGCAGAAATCTGTGCAATTCTATTTACTTGTGTCTTTCAGTCGCTGCTGTTTGTAGAAATCATGGCAGTGCTGCTTTTGATCAACTGATGTTATGCCAATCTAATGTTTTCCACTTTGGTTTAGGACATTTGACTTCAAAGAGCGATGTCTATAGCTTTGGAGTAGTTTTACTTGAAATGCTCACTGGCCGAAGATCAATGGACAAAAACCGACCAAATGGGGAGCACAACCTTGTGGAATGGGCAAGGCCACATTTTGGGGACAAGAGAAGGTTCTACCGCATATTAGACCCTCGCCTTGAAGGCCATTTCTCAATCAAAGGTGCTCAGAAAGCTATTCAATTGGCTGCCCAGTGTCTTAGCCGTGACCCCAAATCCAGGCCCCGGATGAGTGAAGTTGTTGAAGCACTAAAGCCTTTACCAAACTTAAAGGATATGGCTAGCTCTTCGTACTACTTCCAAACTATGCAAGCAGATCGtaacaaatcaaacatgaatGCTAAAAATGGCATTAGAACAAATGCAGGATTCATAACAAGGAACGGACAACCACTGAGGAGCTTAAGTGATGTGCGTGCATCTCCATATAACCAGCCTCGGCAGTCACCAAAACCTAGAGGGAAAAACTCATAGCACTATAGTTGCGTTTATATTATATCTGGATTCAGCTTTTTGGCAGTAGCTTCAGCAGTTTGAAATAGCACTGAGGTTTGTTCCATCATTAGTCTGAGAAGTGACGTCTGGTTATTTGTTATTCATCCACCATGTTCAATCAGTAAAATGATGGAACGAGCCTCCTGCTTTATGTGGTGGCTTGTGATTGGTAATCATCGAAATGCATCTATTCTCTGTTCTTACCTCTCTAATGCATCGACTCTTGAGTAGGAAATTATACACTGGACACTGGAAAGATACTGAAGTCAAGTGGTGATGTAGAGGGAGGTGGGGGTGTGAACAAATGTTAGTAAGCTTGATTGTAAATTGAAGAGAAAGGAAGTGTGAGGCAAATTTATGTAGCTATTAATTCTGATTCTCATCATCATATTTCCAATCTTTAATTGCCTTCTTCATCCTATTCTGAACTTGCTTTGATGCAAATGGTTTTCTTTATCGGAGTTGATGGAAATTGGAAATTCATATGCATCTTGAAGAGGGAAGAGCAAggcaacacacacacacacattcttCCAACGAATAGTATTCATCTTGGTGCTGAGGCCGGAACCGTGAAGGTTGGGAGGGGATTTTGCACCCATCGAGGCTGAGGCCGGCGCTATTTTCAAGAGTCTAGCTAGTGAATTCAGACGCTGGCACCATTCTAAGAGTATGATTAATGAATTCTGACAGTTTGATCAGAGCAAGGATAACATCAAGTTAGATGGTTGAAGGATCTTCATGCTAGTGGATGATCGCAACCACCTATAAACAGTGTAATCGGTTCAATTAACACTGAAAAAGATGTCCACCCATAAACAGGTccattatttaaaacaaaaatccaattatAATATGGAATTTGAGAGGGGGGAAATGCACACACAGCACAAGACTCTGATACGTTGCTACCAAGGTTGTCAACAGACATGCCGtcattcataatttgtttgtgGTATGCAAGCCAGCTGGGGACAATCTTGGAGGAGCATGATGactatttcattattcaatccaGCACTTCTCTCTCAAATCTACCACAAAAcataaaggaaggaaaaaataagGGGGAGCTGTTTCTGGTTGTAAGCAAAATGGACATAAAAGCTTTCATGTGAAAGGATTTGTAcggtatcaaacattaaaatatcttaaaatatcaaaaatatattaatttaaaataaatatttttttttatgggttaactCAAGATTAGTTACCATGTAAGTAAATAGCTACCATGCCGGGAAGACAAATGCTGTCTATTCCATAAATTTATAATCTTGAAATAATTTGTCAGTTTAACGATATAAAACATACATATTAAAtccggatttttttttgtgggttaaCTCAAGATTAGTTAATCTGGTTGTTGAATTAATCCGAGTAATGTAAAAAAGTTGGGATATAAGTAAAAACCTAGCAAAACCCGGTTGACCTGTGACTCAAATAACCCGATAAAAcctaattgagattttttttttcaaatgtgttttttctccaagagcctctttatatatatatatatatatatatatatatatatattttaattggttattaaatttttttaaagttcactatataaatactagaagaatattttatttttttaatgtgaaatttaAAGTCTTTTAgtattatattttatgttcacaagaaaaaaaaaatttcattgtggaatttgaaaccttttagtatatatatatatagtctattctcataagaaaaaagttatgctTTTTTAATGTgacataaaaaacttttttatttgaatacttcaacttaaaaggataacatactaatataatatctttttaatgtgggataaaaaatcttttgaaataatattttaaatttcattatttataacatatatagcctatattcacatgtattctttcttaattttttcatatgaaatattacaacttcaaatattattttaaattttttcaggtTGATCCAGATCAACCCGTGTAACTCGAAACCCGACTAAACTTCTGAAACCGGTCTAATAACCCTGATATAAAGTGTTGCAAGTTTATAAACTTCATGACGTCAATTATAATTTCTAGAAgaagcaaagcaaaaaaaaaaaaaaaagcaaatataatcatgtaaataatttaatattttttgtttattttttttatatatcaactTGAAGATATAAAGGGTTATAAACCTATAATTGtaatttccaaaacaagaaaaaaaaaggcgcAAACTATAGGAAACTGATTGTAATTaaccttaaatttatttatatcatttttaatctttttattacaaTCCAATTATTATGAATATTCTAGACTTCCCCTCTCACAGAGTACTTAATTAGTACAAGATTACAAATTGAAATCCTTACGAAGTACAGCTGAAGCAAGCAATAACAACAACCAAGAAGGTTTATCATATTAATCCTCATTAAAAGGGATCAATCATACGATTAACTGATACTACTAATCATCTGCCATTTTGATTGAAGGGTCTTGATAAGATCATCCAGAGCTTTAACAGAAGATCCTTTGTCTTCTCCTTCATCTCTCACTGATGCCCTTAACTGTTCTTTAATCACCATTGCCTTGCTCCTCATATCACCTCCCTTCCCTTTCTTGTCCATCACCAACTCTATCACATTCTTCACCACCTTCCAATCTATGCTGCTCTGCACTCCTCTTGTCAGCTCCACACTCACACCCATCTCCTCTACCAGCATTTTGGAATTATAGGCCTGTTCAGCGGCCAAAGGCCATCCTATAATTGGCACAGCTTGGCTCAAGCTTTCCAACACTGAATTCCACCCACAGTGGCTTAGGAATGCTCCTGTGGACTTGTGTGACAAAATCTCCAATTGGGGCGCCCAGTTCCTCACCAACAaaccttgttttcttttctccatTCTTTCTTCAAATCCTTCTGGTAAGTATTCTGCTCTAAATTcactttttctttcaaaaccaaCAGGAGGCCTGATGACCCAGATGAAAGGTTTCGCACTCTCTTCCAAGCCAATAGCTAACTCCATCATCTGGGAGGGACTTATGCTGTTTTGAGAACCAAAAGAAATATAGAGCACCGAAGCTGGACTGTGCGATTCAAGCCATTCCATGCATTTCTCAATAGAAATCTCTAGTCTTTTACCAGAACGTCTTGTGCTTATACCTGATGCAGCTACAGATAAAGAAGAATAATCATTCTTGAGCACAATTGGTGGCAGAAGAGGCCCTATAGCCCAGACAGGAAGTTTGACAAAGTTCCTCAACCATTCCAATCCTGCAGGCTCAAATTCCTCAGCTGTATTGCACAACCACCCAAAAGATTGCATTGAAAGTGAGATCTGTGACTGAAAAAACTGAGACCTAGAATCAGTGCCATCAGCATTTCTTAAGAAATGATGCAACTGATTGATGTGAAAGCGACAGCTATCAGGAAATCCCGGCAAATGAAACTCATCAGAATCACTTCTACCTCGATGAGGAAGATTGAGCCAAAGAGAAGAGTAAGCCAAGGTTCCATAAGCACCACCTGTAGAGAAAGTGACATTCACAGTCCCCAGACTGGTGGCAACTTCAGTTGCCCATCCAAGGAAAACATCCGATATTATACAAAGTGGGGGGTGACCTTGTTTAGCTGCAATATCAGATACAAGGCTGTGAAACGGTGTCCTAAGACTTAGTGATGCAGAGCAAAGTTTGCCAATCGAATCCAGAGACAAGTTCTCGGAGTTTTCAGTGTTTGGAGGCAAGCCATAATCAGTACTGCAAAAAGGTAGCTCAAGGAGGTGGATATGGTCATTTTCTGGTTCATCGGGCGAGGAGTTGAAGGTGGAAGAAAGGTACTGGATGTTGAGAGGGGTGCTTGCAATGGATATTTTGAAACCAGTTGCTTGATGGATTTGCCTTGCAAGAGCAAGAAAAGGTATGAGATGGCCATGCGCCATAAACGGGAGCATCACTATCTGTTCAATAGATTTAGACGCCATTAATAATTTTGTCGAGGTTTGTGCTCAAACTGAATTTGGCTCAAGAACTGGATCTACACTGAGATGGGAGAAGAGTGCTGGCCTCCTTACACACATTCTTCCAACGAATAGTATTCATCTTGGTGCTGAGGCCGGAACCGTGAAGGTTGGGAGGGGATTTTGCACCCATCGAGGCTGAGGCCGGCGCTATTTTCAAGAGTCTAGCTAGTGAATTCAGACGCTGGCACCATTCTAAGAGTATGATTAATGAATTCTGACAGTTTGATCAGAGCAAGGATAACATCAAGTTAGATGGTTGAAGGATCTTCATGCTAGTAGATGATCGCAGCCACCTATGAACAGTGTAATCGGTTCAATTAACACTGAAAAAGATGTCCACCCATAAACAGGTccattatttaaaacaaaaatccaattatAATATGGAATTTGAGAGGGGGGAAATGCACACACAGCACAAGACTCTGATACG
This region includes:
- the LOC7482445 gene encoding serine/threonine-protein kinase PBL34 isoform X2; translation: MKMKMGLSPDSVKVKNSNEKSKSKKNKKNGKDEEDMGCWFKLRLLGSCMPSRSKVDSSLSGISTHYAQSKSTNDKNKDQPVVPAMSSTTTTSNAESASSFPTFSEELKLASQLRKFTFNDLKLATRNFRPESLLGEGGFGCVFKGWIEENGTAPVKPGTGLTVAVKTLNHDGLQGHKEWLAEVSFLGNLLHKNLVKLVGYCIEDDQRLLVYEFMPRGSLENHLFRRSLPLPWSIRMKIALGAAQGLAFLHEEADRPVIYRDFKTSNILLDADYNSKLSDFGLAKDAPDGGKTHVSTRVMGTYGYAAPEYVMTGHLTSKSDVYSFGVVLLEMLTGRRSMDKNRPNGEHNLVEWARPHFGDKRRFYRILDPRLEGHFSIKGAQKAIQLAAQCLSRDPKSRPRMSEVVEALKPLPNLKDMASSSYYFQTMQADRNKSNMNAKNGIRTNAGFITRNGQPLRSLSDVRASPYNQPRQSPKPRGKNS
- the LOC7482445 gene encoding serine/threonine-protein kinase PBL34 isoform X1; protein product: MKMKMGLSPDSVKVKNSNEKSKSKKNKKNGKDEEDMGCWFKLRLLGSCMPSRSKVDSSLSGISTHYAQSKSTNDKNKDQPVVPAMSSTTTTSNAESASSFPTFSEELKLASQLRKFTFNDLKLATRNFRPESLLGEGGFGCVFKGWIEENGTAPVKPGTGLTVAVKTLNHDGLQGHKEWLAEVSFLGNLLHKNLVKLVGYCIEDDQRLLVYEFMPRGSLENHLFRKGSLPLPWSIRMKIALGAAQGLAFLHEEADRPVIYRDFKTSNILLDADYNSKLSDFGLAKDAPDGGKTHVSTRVMGTYGYAAPEYVMTGHLTSKSDVYSFGVVLLEMLTGRRSMDKNRPNGEHNLVEWARPHFGDKRRFYRILDPRLEGHFSIKGAQKAIQLAAQCLSRDPKSRPRMSEVVEALKPLPNLKDMASSSYYFQTMQADRNKSNMNAKNGIRTNAGFITRNGQPLRSLSDVRASPYNQPRQSPKPRGKNS
- the LOC18109032 gene encoding UDP-glycosyltransferase 92A1 isoform X6; amino-acid sequence: MASKSIEQIVMLPFMAHGHLIPFLALARQIHQATGFKISIASTPLNIQYLSSTFNSSSDEPENDHIHLLELPFCSTDYGLPPNTENSENLSLDSIGKLCSASLSLRTPFHSLVSDIAAKQGHPPLCIISDVFLGWATEVATSLGTVNVTFSTGGAYGTLAYSSLWLNLPHRGRSDSDEFHLPGFPDSCRFHINQLHHFLRNADGTDSRSQFFQSQISLSMQSFGWLCNTAEEFEPAGLEWLRNFVKLPVWAIGPLLPPIVLKNDYSSLSVAASGISTRRSGKRLEISIEKCMEWLESHSPASVLYISFGSQNSISPSQMMELAIGLEESAKPFIWVIRPPVGFERKSEFRAEYLPEGFEERMEKRKQGLLVRNWAPQLEILSHKSTGAFLSHCGWNSVLESLSQAVPIIGWPLAAEQAYNSKMLVEEMGVSVELTRGVQSSIDWKVVKNVIELVMDKKGKGGDMRSKAMVIKEQLRASVRDEGEDKGSSVKALDDLIKTLQSKWQMISSIS
- the LOC18109032 gene encoding UDP-glycosyltransferase 92A1 isoform X5: MASKSIEQIVMLPFMAHGHLIPFLALARQIHRATGFKISIASTPLNIQYLSSTFNSSSDEPENDHIHLLELPFCSTDYGLPPNTENSENLSLDSIGKLLSASLSLRKPFHSLVSDIAAKQGHPPLCIISDVFLGWATEVANSLGTVNVTFCTGGAYGTLASSSLWLNLPHRGRSDSDEFHLPGFPDSCRFHVNQLHHFLRNADGTDSWSQFFQSQISLSMQSFGWLCNTAEEFEPAGLEWLRNFVKLPVWAIGPLLPPIVLKNDYSSLSVAASGISTRRSGKRLEISIEKCMEWLESHSPASVLYISFGSQNSISPSQMMELAIGLEESAKPFIWVIRPPVGFERKSEFRAEYLPEGFEERMEKRKQGLLVRNWAPQLEILSHKSTGAFLSHCGWNSVLESLSQAVPIIGWPLAAEQAYNSKMLVEEMGVSVELTRGVQSSIDWKVVKNVIELVMDKKGKGGDMRSKAMVIKEQLRASVRDEGEDKGSSVKALDDLIKTLQSKWQMISSIS
- the LOC18109032 gene encoding UDP-glycosyltransferase 92A1 isoform X9 — encoded protein: MASKSIEQIVMLPFMAHGHLIPFLALARQIHQATGFKISIASTPLNIQYLSSTFNSSSDEPENDHIHLLELPFCSTDYGLPPNTENSENLSLDSIGKLFSPSLSLKKPFHSLVSDIAAKQGHPPLCIISDVFLGWATEVASSLGTVNVTFSTGGAYGTLAYSSLWLNLPHRGRSDSDEFHLPGFPDSCRFHINQLHHFLRNADGTDSRSQFFQSQISLSMQSFGWLCNTAEEFEPAGLEWLRNFVKLPVWAIGPLLPPIVLKNDYSSLSVAASGISTRRSGKRLEISIEKCMEWLESHSPASVLYISFGSQNSISPSQMMELAIGLEESAKPFIWVIRPPVGFERKSEFRAEYLPEGFEERMEKRKQGLLVRNWAPQLEILSHKSTGAFLSHCGWNSVLESLSQAVPIIGWPLAAEQAYNSKMLVEEMGVSVELTRGVQSSIDWKVVKNVIELVMDKKGKGGDMRSKAMVIKEQLRASVRDEGEDKGSSVKALDDLIKTLQSKWQMISSIS
- the LOC18109032 gene encoding UDP-glycosyltransferase 92A1 isoform X7 yields the protein MASKSIEQIVMLPFMAHGHLIPFLALARQIHRATGFKISIASTPLNIQYLSSTFNSSSDEPENDHIHLLELPFCSTDYGLPPNTENSENLSLDSIGKLLSASLSLRKPFHSLVSDIAAKQGHPPLCIISDVFLGWATEVATSLGTVNVTFSTGGAYGTLAYSSLWLNLPHRGRSDSDEFHLPGFPDSCRFHINQLHHFLRNADGTDSRSQFFQSQISLSMQSFGWLCNTAEEFEPAGLEWLRNFVKLPVWAIGPLLPPIVLKNDYSSLSVAASGISTRRSGKRLEISIEKCMEWLESHSPASVLYISFGSQNSISPSQMMELAIGLEESAKPFIWVIRPPVGFERKSEFRAEYLPEGFEERMEKRKQGLLVRNWAPQLEILSHKSTGAFLSHCGWNSVLESLSQAVPIIGWPLAAEQAYNSKMLVEEMGVSVELTRGVQSSIDWKVVKNVIELVMDKKGKGGDMRSKAMVIKEQLRASVRDEGEDKGSSVKALDDLIKTLQSKWQMISSIS